Proteins encoded within one genomic window of Sphingomonas cannabina:
- a CDS encoding DUF1799 domain-containing protein, with translation MARRAERQGRDPRGKLKAVAREWATDRGGGEKPDQPDALTAKAAEALARIAERRGRALADTVIEIAEEDEDVVRLFRALTTQWRVHPFTGHRIGIDFAAVPAVAAMLEIAVTPAVFTGLRIMEGAALLALARK, from the coding sequence GTGGCGCGACGCGCAGAACGCCAAGGGCGAGATCCGCGCGGGAAACTGAAAGCCGTCGCGCGGGAGTGGGCCACCGATCGCGGCGGCGGGGAAAAGCCCGACCAGCCCGACGCGCTTACCGCCAAAGCGGCGGAGGCGCTGGCCCGGATCGCCGAGCGCCGCGGACGTGCACTTGCGGACACGGTGATCGAGATTGCCGAGGAGGATGAGGACGTGGTGCGGCTGTTCCGTGCGTTGACGACGCAGTGGCGGGTGCATCCGTTCACCGGACACCGGATCGGCATTGATTTCGCCGCCGTCCCCGCCGTCGCCGCCATGCTGGAGATCGCCGTTACCCCGGCCGTGTTCACCGGCCTGCGCATCATGGAGGGCGCGGCGTTGCTCGCGCTGGCGCGCAAGTGA
- a CDS encoding histidine kinase, translated as MAYKVVKNPRVWFPVKWDGLAEDGTIVVNAIEMRFRLLKVDEAVEFMRDVFAAQAAVVEAERGDAAEKADLAQIHAELIARIASDWRHIEFENGEPMRWDVPDDWLTDLDGKGKRKPLKAPNVRMFFNEPGTFLAAFNAWRDAQNAKGEIRAGN; from the coding sequence ATGGCTTACAAGGTCGTCAAGAACCCTCGCGTCTGGTTCCCCGTTAAGTGGGACGGACTGGCCGAGGACGGAACCATCGTCGTCAACGCGATCGAGATGCGCTTTCGGCTGCTCAAGGTCGACGAAGCGGTCGAGTTCATGCGTGATGTCTTCGCCGCCCAGGCCGCGGTTGTGGAAGCCGAGCGCGGCGATGCGGCGGAAAAGGCCGACCTCGCGCAGATCCACGCCGAGCTGATCGCCCGCATCGCCAGCGACTGGCGCCATATCGAGTTCGAGAATGGTGAGCCGATGCGCTGGGATGTGCCCGACGACTGGCTGACGGATCTGGACGGCAAGGGCAAGCGCAAGCCGCTCAAGGCTCCCAACGTGCGGATGTTCTTCAATGAGCCCGGCACCTTCCTCGCCGCCTTCAATGCGTGGCGCGACGCGCAGAACGCCAAGGGCGAGATCCGCGCGGGAAACTGA
- a CDS encoding phage tail terminator protein, translated as MHLALSPVVEQLKQGGYRNVEGLLEFADLREAPRAMPYLAVVPISEDAEGNKLSGRRDQLVYAGLSIMIVLDASRRHTAGIAEDVKTETDRVKDIVVGWTHPEASRPFDYRGGRLVQRLSSAGGSAVVWEVRVMAPYHLRKAS; from the coding sequence ATGCACCTGGCTCTTTCCCCTGTGGTCGAGCAGCTCAAGCAGGGCGGCTATCGCAACGTCGAGGGCCTGCTGGAGTTCGCGGATCTGCGCGAAGCGCCGCGGGCAATGCCGTACCTGGCCGTCGTGCCGATCAGCGAGGACGCCGAGGGCAACAAGCTCTCCGGCCGCCGCGACCAGCTCGTGTACGCCGGCCTGTCGATCATGATCGTCCTCGATGCGTCGCGCCGCCACACCGCCGGCATCGCCGAGGACGTCAAGACCGAGACCGACCGCGTGAAGGACATCGTGGTCGGCTGGACCCATCCGGAGGCGTCGCGCCCGTTCGATTACCGCGGCGGGCGCCTCGTCCAGCGCCTGTCTTCCGCTGGCGGAAGCGCAGTCGTGTGGGAGGTCAGGGTTATGGCCCCGTATCATTTGAGAAAGGCAAGCTGA
- a CDS encoding phage virion morphogenesis protein: protein MSEPFRVEFQIEDDLDLAFQRAIDAALDMTAPMRDIAGHLADAARDRFETSTGPDGRPWKPSERAKEEGGKTLVLSGDLVNSIVEDWGPTHAAAGPERSGGAAIYARIHQFGGTIVPRVKQALHFAGRILAKVVIPARPYLGWTAADTDYAIGSISEHLARAFRGSAT, encoded by the coding sequence GTGAGCGAGCCGTTCCGCGTCGAGTTCCAGATCGAGGACGACCTCGATCTCGCGTTCCAGCGCGCGATCGACGCAGCACTCGATATGACGGCACCGATGCGCGACATCGCCGGCCACTTGGCCGACGCGGCGCGCGATCGTTTCGAGACCAGCACCGGGCCGGACGGCCGGCCATGGAAGCCGTCGGAGCGGGCGAAGGAAGAAGGCGGCAAGACGCTCGTCCTCTCCGGCGATCTCGTCAATTCGATCGTCGAGGATTGGGGACCGACCCATGCCGCGGCGGGGCCGGAGCGGTCGGGCGGCGCTGCCATCTATGCCCGCATTCACCAGTTCGGCGGGACCATCGTTCCGCGGGTCAAGCAGGCGCTGCACTTCGCCGGCAGGATCCTGGCGAAGGTGGTGATCCCGGCGCGTCCGTATCTCGGCTGGACCGCCGCCGACACCGACTACGCCATCGGGTCGATCAGCGAGCACCTGGCGCGGGCATTCCGTGGGAGTGCGACCTGA
- a CDS encoding DUF1320 domain-containing protein produces the protein MITAQIKQPGETLQLVPAFDTRADLAELVDIVAIARGLVPGADPLSYEGLLVAGRLKVEVSGGTDGERYLVTVRVRDTDGQILESEIDLVVIDGSWQLPDGGAPYLSIAEFVKAVGLEEVVRATDPDGSGRIDRDMVIKALTYAQGLADAHLAGRYAVPLATVPTIVAMAITDIARARLYPGGAPDGVAGDAKQAMRTLERIQSGALPLGEAAPPTPAVSDNPVLIAPGRRAYPDLLQDY, from the coding sequence GTGATCACCGCGCAGATCAAGCAGCCGGGCGAGACGCTGCAGCTCGTGCCGGCGTTCGACACGCGCGCGGATCTCGCCGAGCTGGTCGACATCGTCGCTATCGCGCGCGGCTTGGTCCCCGGCGCGGATCCGCTGAGCTACGAAGGGCTGCTCGTCGCCGGCCGGCTCAAAGTCGAGGTCTCGGGCGGCACGGACGGCGAGCGTTACCTCGTCACCGTCCGCGTGCGCGATACCGATGGCCAGATCCTCGAAAGCGAGATCGACCTCGTCGTCATCGACGGAAGCTGGCAGCTCCCCGACGGCGGCGCGCCGTATCTCTCGATCGCGGAATTCGTGAAGGCGGTCGGACTGGAGGAGGTGGTGCGCGCCACCGATCCCGATGGCTCCGGCCGAATCGATCGCGACATGGTGATCAAGGCGCTGACCTACGCCCAGGGGCTCGCCGACGCGCACCTCGCCGGCCGCTATGCTGTGCCGCTGGCGACGGTTCCGACCATCGTCGCGATGGCGATCACCGACATCGCGCGCGCCAGGCTGTATCCTGGCGGCGCGCCGGATGGCGTCGCCGGTGACGCCAAGCAGGCGATGCGGACGCTGGAGCGCATCCAGTCGGGCGCGCTGCCGCTCGGCGAAGCCGCGCCGCCGACGCCGGCCGTCAGCGACAATCCCGTCCTGATCGCGCCCGGCCGGCGCGCCTATCCTGACCTGCTGCAGGACTATTGA
- a CDS encoding capsid cement protein, producing the protein MQQTPILILTATASAAVAAHRFVNFGGAHAAAGKAAFGVSDFDAAIGEEFPVKVLGTSKVEVSEAVDPGENIEVGANGIGKVATTGAVVARVVPGGGTSGAGIAEVLLFPSTAALV; encoded by the coding sequence ATGCAGCAGACCCCCATTCTCATTCTCACCGCTACCGCTTCGGCCGCGGTCGCCGCCCATCGTTTCGTCAACTTCGGTGGCGCCCACGCTGCGGCCGGAAAGGCCGCGTTCGGCGTCAGCGACTTCGACGCCGCCATCGGGGAAGAGTTCCCGGTCAAGGTGCTCGGCACCTCCAAGGTGGAGGTCAGCGAGGCCGTCGATCCCGGCGAGAACATCGAGGTCGGCGCCAACGGTATCGGCAAGGTCGCGACGACCGGTGCCGTGGTCGCGCGCGTCGTGCCGGGTGGCGGCACGTCCGGCGCCGGCATCGCCGAGGTGCTGTTGTTCCCGTCCACCGCCGCGCTCGTCTGA
- a CDS encoding LexA family transcriptional regulator: MWEWTQAAAARLRMLAREWGKQPDLAEKSGIPIATLQRILAGKSDPGQARLKAIVDVIGTTEDHILKGTDPLAESIVNVPVNDIQVSAGPGRFALDEDQAVGRWPFPREWLDQFGDPSLLRLVEVKGDSQEPDLRDGDLTLINLGKSTLTDGMHVVRLDDALMIKRIQIEGGQVRLKSANPSYGDIVIDLAADQERFRVVARAEMAVKRL, from the coding sequence ATGTGGGAGTGGACGCAGGCCGCTGCTGCGCGTCTCCGGATGCTCGCAAGGGAATGGGGCAAGCAGCCCGATCTCGCTGAGAAATCGGGCATTCCGATCGCGACCCTGCAGCGGATCCTGGCGGGCAAATCGGATCCCGGTCAGGCCCGGTTAAAGGCGATCGTCGACGTGATCGGAACGACCGAGGATCACATTCTCAAGGGCACCGACCCCCTCGCGGAGTCGATCGTCAACGTTCCGGTGAATGATATTCAGGTCAGCGCCGGCCCCGGCCGATTCGCCCTCGATGAAGATCAGGCGGTTGGAAGGTGGCCGTTTCCGCGCGAGTGGCTGGATCAGTTCGGCGACCCGTCGCTGCTGCGGCTGGTCGAGGTCAAGGGCGACAGCCAGGAGCCCGATCTTCGCGACGGCGATCTCACGCTGATCAACCTCGGTAAGTCGACGCTAACTGACGGTATGCATGTCGTGCGGCTGGATGACGCGCTGATGATCAAGCGGATCCAGATCGAGGGCGGGCAAGTCCGGTTGAAGAGCGCCAATCCGAGCTACGGCGATATCGTCATCGATCTCGCCGCCGACCAGGAGAGGTTTAGGGTGGTGGCCAGGGCAGAAATGGCGGTGAAGCGGCTATGA
- a CDS encoding helix-turn-helix domain-containing protein: MNIKLSDWHPEDIKAAIRKKGITLADLARDAGMAGNALRLALSLPRAEAERVIAAALDLHPMVIWPSRYHADGRRKQPQPADNYRAARRFGNAESLSHAEAAV, translated from the coding sequence GTGAACATCAAATTGTCTGACTGGCATCCAGAGGACATCAAAGCAGCGATCCGGAAGAAGGGGATTACGCTGGCCGACCTCGCTCGCGATGCGGGGATGGCTGGTAACGCGCTGCGGCTCGCGCTCAGCCTTCCGCGAGCGGAAGCCGAGCGCGTCATCGCGGCGGCGCTCGATTTGCATCCCATGGTGATCTGGCCCTCCCGGTATCATGCCGACGGCCGGCGTAAGCAGCCGCAGCCTGCGGATAACTACCGGGCCGCTCGCCGCTTCGGCAATGCCGAATCGCTGTCCCACGCCGAGGCAGCGGTATGA